A part of Microbulbifer sp. MI-G genomic DNA contains:
- a CDS encoding adenylyltransferase/cytidyltransferase family protein yields MRTVITFGTFDVFHVGHANLLQRAAALGDRLIVGVSTDALNMAKKGRNPIYNQHDRMKIINSLRYVNFCFEEETLEKKAHYISLYSADVLVMGDDWVGKFDHLQSLCEVCYLPRTPSVSTTEIIEIISSN; encoded by the coding sequence TTTTTCATGTGGGGCATGCAAATTTACTTCAGAGAGCCGCAGCGCTCGGCGACAGGTTGATAGTAGGTGTCTCTACTGACGCGCTTAATATGGCAAAAAAAGGACGAAATCCTATATATAACCAGCATGACAGAATGAAAATAATCAATAGCCTGAGATATGTTAATTTTTGCTTTGAAGAGGAAACTCTTGAAAAAAAGGCTCATTACATTTCTCTTTACAGTGCTGATGTCTTGGTGATGGGAGATGATTGGGTCGGGAAATTTGATCATTTACAGTCCCTTTGTGAAGTTTGTTATTTACCAAGAACACCTTCGGTTTCAACCACTGAAATTATTGAAATCATTAGTTCAAACTAG